TAAAGTCACCGCTGTAAGCTTTTGTAATACCCTCTTGCATACTTGAGAAAAGTTTCATATACGGAGATACGTAATGATTTAGTAAAAAGAGTACGATTACAATAAATCCAAGGTTAATAGCAAGAATTTTTAGGATAGTTACCATACCTGCATTACGCATGTTTGTAATGTCAAATTCCATACTGATAGCACCCAGTGTCTCACCTCTTTGTACATTGTGACATTGTAAACAGTTTGGTTGAGATGTGGTTGCTACATATGGAACTGAAACTCTTAAGATAATAGAATCCGTTCCCTCTTGAATAGTTTGAACTATTTTACCGCTTTGTAAAACCTCTTTATCTATATCGTCACGAAGTGTTTCACTCTGGAAGCCTGCACCATATTGTTTTGTTACTTGAGGTGAACGTACAATCCAGAGTGATTTTACTTCACTATGGTTATTGGAGATTTGGTCTAAGAAATATTGACGTTTATCCATCATATCGTTTACCATATGAGCAGTCAAACCGTCTTTAACAATAGCAGCTGTCATAGTGGCTTTTTCGGTAGCACCTTTAATACTGTATTCTCTGAAGTTCAGAGATACATTTACTATTGTAGCAATAGCTAATGCCAGCAACATGATTGTAACTATAAATAATAACTTAAACTTTGTTCCCATACAATTTACTCCACTGTAACACTTTTTGCGAGGTTTCTAGGCATGTCTACATCATTACCTAATCTTATAGAAACCTCTAATGAAAGCAATTGTACCACAACCATCATCTCAAAAAACTCTAACATATAAGATTCGTGGTTTTTTGTGGCAATAAAGTCATCAGCCTTTTCAAATTGTAACGGACTGATAGCACAAATTGTTGAATCTCGTGCACTGAGTTCTTCAACATTGCTTTTTGATTTTTCATATAACATATGTTCAGGTAGTAGCGCAATTGTAAAAAGTTCAGGGTCTGCAAGGGCAATTGGACCGTGTTTCATCTCTCCGCTTGGGTAACCTTCTGCATGAAGATATGAGATCTCTTTTAATTTTAAAGCACCTTCAAGCGCTAATGGATAGAAAATATCTCTTCCTATAAAGAAGAATCCGTGTCCATGCAGATACCTTTTTGAAAGTCTTTTGATCTTTTCATGAATCTCGTCGCGAACTTTTACTGCACCAGGGATTTGACGAATAAGCTCAATCTGTTTTATTATCTCCCCATTATCCATAGTGCTTCTAAGTTTTGCCAAATGAAGTGAGAGCATCCAAAAAATTGTAACTTGTGTAGCAAATGCTTTTGTTGATGCAACCCCTTTTTCAACACCGGCACGTGTTAAAATTGTTGCATCTGAAAGTCTTACCATAGAAGAGTTGTCAACATTACATATAGTAAGTGTTTTTAAACCGGCATTTTTCGCCATTTTTAATGTTTCTAACGTGTCTGCAGTTTCACCGCTTTGAGAGATTACAACAAAAAGAGTGTCTTTTGTCATGATAGGTTCACGGTATCTAAATTCACTAGCTATCTCTACAGAAGTTTTCACTCTTGCATAGCGCTCAAAAAGATATGATGCTGAAAGAGCAGCATGGTAACTTGTTCCACAAGCACAGAGCTTGATTTCATTAATTCCATTAAAGAGTTCCGGGTCTAACTCTTCAAAGATAATGTCATCAGTCCCAAGTCTTCCAAGTAAAGTATCTGTAATAACATTACTTTGTTCATAGATCTCTTTTTCCATAAAAAAGCGATAGCCGTCTTTTTGGGCTGAGAGTTTATTTGTTGGTAGTTTAGTAAAATGGGGTTGTTTTTCTTCTTTATTCTTATTAAAAATCTTGATCTCATCAGGTGTTACATACCCATAATCACCGTCATCAAAATAGTTTACATCATCACAATGGCCAATTAAAGGAGTATCTGAAGATGCAAAATATTTTTCATGATCTTTATTTTTTCCTACAAGCATAGGTGAGCCTAGTTTTGCAAAAAATATAGTATCTTCTTTTGATTTTGTTACAAGCAAAATAGCATAAGCACCCTGAAGCTGTGAAATTGTTGTCTCAAACGCTTCAAATTCTGATGAGGCAGTTTTGAGGTTTTTTTCAAACTGGTGTACGATCACTTCCGTATCTGTTTGACTTAAAAAGTTTACACCTTCAGCTTCTAACTCTTTTTTGAGCTCTGCGTAATTTTCAATAATACCGTTATGAACGACATAAGAACATTCACCTAAATGGGGGTGTGCATTTAACTCTGTCGGTTTCCCGTGTGTAGCCCATCTTGTGTGTCCAATTCCAACTGCAAAATGTTCCGTCTTAAAATCTTTTGTTTTCTCTTCAAGATTGACAAGCTTGCCTACCGCTTTGAAGTTATTAAATTCACCATCGCTTAAAACTGCTATTCCTGCTGAGTCATACCCTCTGTATTCAAGTTCTCTTAAACCGTCTAATAAAATCTCTTTAGTATTATTTTTTCCTATATATCCAACTATTCCACACATATGTACAACCCTAAAAAACTTATTTTGTTAAAAATTTGTAAATTTCATCAGCATTATTACATATATTATTTTGTTTTTCCATTAAAAAACTATCTCTAACTTTAAATTTACTCGAATGTATTTTTGCACTGACGATATTAATGTTTAGTTGCTCAAATTTATGCATCACGTAGGCAAGAAGTCCGATCTGATTTTTGGTTTGTATATTGATTTCAGCATCGGTTAGAGAATGATCAAAATCGATAGTAATATCACTTTTTTTAATCTCTATATCGCGTAGTTTTACCTCTTTAGACATATCGAAAGCATCCTCAACCATCGTTTTTATATCTTCAATTATGGTTGGATCAACATTGTATTTAAAATCAATTTTAAAATATTTGACATTATCAAAAAGGGTGAAAATCTCCATTGAAGCAACATCAAGATGTGAAAGTGTTGAGAGTAAATAGCCTACATTCAAAGGAATTCTTCTAAATATCTCGATAGTTAAAGAGTTCTCATTTTTAATATTATATGTATACTCTTTTGTTTCTTGTGCTTGCTGTGCTATTTTTATAATATTTTGCGGTGTATTTTTAAAGAAAAACAGGTTAGAAACAACAGACAGGATTTTATTTTGCAACACTCTTGGAAGTGTTTTAAACTCTTCGAGATTTTTTACCTTTTTCTCTATACTAATACGTTTTTTCGCATCTGTAATACGCTCTTTGTTCTGTGCAACCTCTAAAGCACTCGTGTAGAGTTCATAAAGGAGTTTTGCACTAAAAGCCGTATATGTTTTTCCTCCAACTCCGTCAACTCCGTTTATATCTGCATATGTAAGCACATAAAGAAGTTTGAGGTTCTTTTCATCACCTACATTTGACATAAATTTATAAAGTGTTTTTTCATTATGGATATTGTCTTTAAAAGCAACGGAACTCATAAGTATATGGTGTTTCACAAGTGTAATAGCACGTGAAGTGTCTTCTCCGTCAAGCTGCATTTTTTTTGCAAATTGTGCTACAAGCTTCGCTCCCACTTCACTATGGTCTTGTTTTCTCCCTTTCCCGCTATCGTGTAAAAAGACAACTATTTTAAGTAAAAACTTCTCTTTTTCATCCATTGCATCATATAAACCTTTGATAAAAGGCTCTTTAATATTTTCAAGTGCTTCTATACATTTTACAGAGTGTAGATCTACAGGGTAATGATGATAGCCGTCAAATTGCGGAAGATGCAGTACTTTTTTAAAATTAGGAAACAGTTCATGCAGTATTCCCGCATCATAAAAAAGTTTTAAAAATGAATAGATATGCTCTTTTTTCAAAAGCTTTTTAATCAGGGTATATGTTTTTTGTCTGAGTGGATGGGAAATAGTAGTATAGGTAAACTGATTTAAAAAACCGGCATCAAATTTATAGTCTTGATCCTCTAAATTAATGAGTAACTCTAAAAGTTCATTTATAGGTCTCGGTTTGAGATTGTATGATGCAAAAATTCTATCTTCACGTTTATAGATACCTTTTTGAATTCTACATTTTCGGAACTCTGTAATGTTATGCTTATCGTAGATAAAACTACGTACCATTTTTTTCACAAATATTTGAGTAAAGTTATTGACACGCCAACCTGCTTCAAGCACTTTAGTTGAAAGTTTTTTCTGATTTGAAAATCCTAAAAGTTTTGTCACTTGTGGTATATGTTCAAGTCTAAGTGTGTCTTCTTGTTTCCCTGTTATAAGGTGCAGGGCACTTCTTACTCTAAAAAGCAGTTCAATAGCGATTCGATACTCTCTATACTCTTCCTCGGTAAATAGCTCACCGCTTAACTCTTTTATAGATTCGACTCCGTAAATGGTTTTAGCTACCCAATAGATCAGCTGTGAATCACGAAGTCCGCCGACACCCTCTTTGATATTCGGTTCCATTGAGATTGAGAACCTTTTTCTTCTAGCCTGTGCTTCTTCTATCTTATTTAATATAAACTCTTTTTGCTGGTAGAGTCTCATCTTCTGAAGTTCGCGCGTTGTCGCATGCCAAGTAAAAGAGGAACCACAGATAAAGCGTGATTCCATTAAAGAAGTTCTGATTGTAATATCTTCATTTGAAGCTTTGAAAAGATCTTGTACCTCATGTACACGGTGTCCGAGTTTAAGCCCTGCATCAAGAGCCAAATAGAAAAGTTTTTCAATGATAAGTTCAGTGTTGTAGCCATGAACATCTTCATAGACGATCAAAAGATCGATATCGCTGTGGACACATAGTTGTTCCCGCCCGTAACTTCCCAGTGCAACAACGGCAATAGGGATAGAACTTTTCATAGGGAGATAGTTTCCAAATGTACGTCTGAGTACGGTTTTGTACATTAGTTCGATAATAGAATCAAGTTTCTTTGTATGTCGTACAAGAAAATCTTTCCCTTGGTTTTTTTCAAAAAGCTGATCTAAAGAGTCCTTATATTCTTTTATGTACTGTTTAAAAAGTTTTGAAAGTTCGAAGTCTGAACCATTGTTTTCTATAATGTTTTCAATCTGTAATAATATATCCATGGTTTTAATTATATACCAAATTTTGCTATAATCATCTAAAAAATTGGACAAAAAGATGGCAATTACAAAAAGAGTGACATTTATAGCAAAAGAGGGTTGTGAAGAGAAAATGAAAGAACTGCTCTCTGCAATGGTAGTACCTAGTAAAGCTGAAAAAGGTTGTGTTTTTTACGAGATCGTACAATATGAAAATAATAGAAGAAAATTTATGGCGATAGAAACATGGGCGGATGAAGCAGCACTTGACGGGCACAGAGCCTCTGCACATTATGCTGTGTACAAATCATCGTATGAACCGTATTGTGAAAAAAAATATACAGATGAATTAGAGGTTTTAGGATAAAAAATGAAAAATTTATGGAATGAAAAGAACGCTTCAAATTGTAAAGATGATTTAGATTTTAGAGTTTATACATCAAACCTTTTAGGAAAAAACGACACTCTTGTACTCCATGGCGGTGGAAATACTTCAGTTAAAGTGGACGATCTGTTATATGTAAAAGGGAGTGGTTGGAACCTTGTGGATATTGAAAGAGAAGGTTTTTCTCCTGTTAAGATGGACGCACTTTTAGATATGGCGAAGTTGGAGAGTTTAAGTGATAGTGATATGGTTACCCTGCAACGCAGAGCTATGACGGATCAAGATGCGCCAAACCCATCGGTTGAGGCAATTTTACATGCACTTATCCCTTACAAATTTGTTGATCACACACATGCAGATGCAGTTGTAACTATCTCTAACTCTGTTAAAGGTAAAGAGTATATTGAAAAGTTGTATCCAAATTTTTTGATCGTCGATTATGTGATGCCAGGATTTGAGTTAGCGCATCAGATTTATGAGATGACAAAAGAACTTGACTGGGATTCGATTGAAGGGATTATTTTACATAATCACGGGATCTTTACATTTGATAACGATGCTAAAAAATCTTACGATAAAATGATCGAAGCTGTCACAAAAGCGGAAGAATTTTTAGATGAAAATGCAGAACTCGATATTCAAAGAAGTTACGAACACAGTGGTTGTGATATTGCAAAAATTACTAAAGTATTTTCGAAATACAAAGGGTATGAAGTTCATCTTAATATCAATCAATCACCATTAGCATCTTTTTACGCTTCACAGCCGAATTTAAAAGAGTTTGCATCTCGTGGAGTATTGACACCTGAGCATATAATTCGTACAAAACGTGTCCCACTTGTGATGGAAGATACAAATCTTGAAGCGGGAATTGAGAATTACATAAAAGAGTATGAAGAGTATTATATGCGCTATGAAGATGGCGAGATGATGCTAAATCCTGCACCAAATTATATGATTATCAAAAATTTAGCGGTGATCTCTTTTGGAGCAACGAAAAAAGAGGCTGATATCGTTAATGATATAGTTGAACATACTATGAAAGCGGTATTACAAGCTGACAAGTTAGGCGGTTATGTAAGCATTAGCGAAAAAGATAGTTTTGC
Above is a window of Sulfurimonas marina DNA encoding:
- the glmS gene encoding glutamine--fructose-6-phosphate transaminase (isomerizing); the encoded protein is MCGIVGYIGKNNTKEILLDGLRELEYRGYDSAGIAVLSDGEFNNFKAVGKLVNLEEKTKDFKTEHFAVGIGHTRWATHGKPTELNAHPHLGECSYVVHNGIIENYAELKKELEAEGVNFLSQTDTEVIVHQFEKNLKTASSEFEAFETTISQLQGAYAILLVTKSKEDTIFFAKLGSPMLVGKNKDHEKYFASSDTPLIGHCDDVNYFDDGDYGYVTPDEIKIFNKNKEEKQPHFTKLPTNKLSAQKDGYRFFMEKEIYEQSNVITDTLLGRLGTDDIIFEELDPELFNGINEIKLCACGTSYHAALSASYLFERYARVKTSVEIASEFRYREPIMTKDTLFVVISQSGETADTLETLKMAKNAGLKTLTICNVDNSSMVRLSDATILTRAGVEKGVASTKAFATQVTIFWMLSLHLAKLRSTMDNGEIIKQIELIRQIPGAVKVRDEIHEKIKRLSKRYLHGHGFFFIGRDIFYPLALEGALKLKEISYLHAEGYPSGEMKHGPIALADPELFTIALLPEHMLYEKSKSNVEELSARDSTICAISPLQFEKADDFIATKNHESYMLEFFEMMVVVQLLSLEVSIRLGNDVDMPRNLAKSVTVE
- a CDS encoding HD domain-containing protein, producing MDILLQIENIIENNGSDFELSKLFKQYIKEYKDSLDQLFEKNQGKDFLVRHTKKLDSIIELMYKTVLRRTFGNYLPMKSSIPIAVVALGSYGREQLCVHSDIDLLIVYEDVHGYNTELIIEKLFYLALDAGLKLGHRVHEVQDLFKASNEDITIRTSLMESRFICGSSFTWHATTRELQKMRLYQQKEFILNKIEEAQARRKRFSISMEPNIKEGVGGLRDSQLIYWVAKTIYGVESIKELSGELFTEEEYREYRIAIELLFRVRSALHLITGKQEDTLRLEHIPQVTKLLGFSNQKKLSTKVLEAGWRVNNFTQIFVKKMVRSFIYDKHNITEFRKCRIQKGIYKREDRIFASYNLKPRPINELLELLINLEDQDYKFDAGFLNQFTYTTISHPLRQKTYTLIKKLLKKEHIYSFLKLFYDAGILHELFPNFKKVLHLPQFDGYHHYPVDLHSVKCIEALENIKEPFIKGLYDAMDEKEKFLLKIVVFLHDSGKGRKQDHSEVGAKLVAQFAKKMQLDGEDTSRAITLVKHHILMSSVAFKDNIHNEKTLYKFMSNVGDEKNLKLLYVLTYADINGVDGVGGKTYTAFSAKLLYELYTSALEVAQNKERITDAKKRISIEKKVKNLEEFKTLPRVLQNKILSVVSNLFFFKNTPQNIIKIAQQAQETKEYTYNIKNENSLTIEIFRRIPLNVGYLLSTLSHLDVASMEIFTLFDNVKYFKIDFKYNVDPTIIEDIKTMVEDAFDMSKEVKLRDIEIKKSDITIDFDHSLTDAEINIQTKNQIGLLAYVMHKFEQLNINIVSAKIHSSKFKVRDSFLMEKQNNICNNADEIYKFLTK
- a CDS encoding putative quinol monooxygenase, translated to MAITKRVTFIAKEGCEEKMKELLSAMVVPSKAEKGCVFYEIVQYENNRRKFMAIETWADEAALDGHRASAHYAVYKSSYEPYCEKKYTDELEVLG
- a CDS encoding class II aldolase/adducin family protein yields the protein MKNLWNEKNASNCKDDLDFRVYTSNLLGKNDTLVLHGGGNTSVKVDDLLYVKGSGWNLVDIEREGFSPVKMDALLDMAKLESLSDSDMVTLQRRAMTDQDAPNPSVEAILHALIPYKFVDHTHADAVVTISNSVKGKEYIEKLYPNFLIVDYVMPGFELAHQIYEMTKELDWDSIEGIILHNHGIFTFDNDAKKSYDKMIEAVTKAEEFLDENAELDIQRSYEHSGCDIAKITKVFSKYKGYEVHLNINQSPLASFYASQPNLKEFASRGVLTPEHIIRTKRVPLVMEDTNLEAGIENYIKEYEEYYMRYEDGEMMLNPAPNYMIIKNLAVISFGATKKEADIVNDIVEHTMKAVLQADKLGGYVSISEKDSFAMEYWELEQAKLKN